One window of the Paenarthrobacter ureafaciens genome contains the following:
- a CDS encoding ABC transporter permease — MEWFIANSAMVFGLAGQHLVLAVVPMVLGLLISIPLAQLARRNRTLRSVVATATSLLYTIPSLALFIILPTILGTRILDPLNVVVALTIYAVALLVRAAMDAFDSVDDDLRNAAVAMGFKPLARFFQVDLPLSLPVLFAGLRVVSVSNISLVSVAALLGVGNLGILFTDGLQRTFVTEVVVGIIAILVLALVMDGILVVLERVLTPWTRASGTGGRPATQASVTEPKAGTAVVSRPEPGASA, encoded by the coding sequence ATGGAGTGGTTCATCGCGAACAGCGCAATGGTGTTCGGCCTCGCGGGACAGCACCTGGTCCTGGCGGTCGTTCCCATGGTCCTTGGACTGTTGATCTCCATCCCACTGGCCCAATTGGCCCGCCGCAACCGTACGCTGCGGTCCGTGGTGGCCACAGCCACGTCCCTGCTTTACACCATTCCGTCCTTGGCGCTGTTCATCATCCTGCCAACCATCCTCGGCACCCGGATCCTCGATCCCCTCAACGTCGTTGTGGCGTTGACTATCTATGCCGTGGCACTCCTGGTCAGGGCAGCCATGGATGCCTTCGATTCCGTGGACGACGACCTCCGGAACGCGGCCGTCGCCATGGGTTTCAAGCCTTTGGCCCGTTTCTTCCAGGTGGACCTTCCGTTGTCCCTGCCGGTCCTGTTCGCCGGCCTTCGCGTCGTTTCGGTCAGCAACATTTCGCTGGTGAGCGTAGCCGCCCTGCTGGGAGTGGGGAACCTGGGAATCCTGTTCACGGACGGCCTCCAGCGCACCTTCGTGACTGAGGTTGTTGTTGGCATCATCGCCATCCTGGTGCTGGCCTTGGTGATGGACGGAATCCTGGTGGTCCTGGAACGCGTCCTGACGCCGTGGACCCGGGCATCGGGAACGGGCGGCCGCCCGGCCACCCAGGCGTCAGTCACCGAACCAAAGGCAGGGACCGCCGTCGTCAGCCGTCCGGAACCGGGGGCGTCGGCATGA
- a CDS encoding ABC transporter permease has translation MSNVFTDTVAWLADPLHWSGSGGIPVRLAEHLQYSGLVLLIAAAISIPVGLFIGHTGRGRVVAVALAGALRALPTLGLLVLFALLAGSGLMPPVWALVILTVPPLLAGTYAGISSVDRSVVDGARAMGMTELQILFKVEVPNGLQVMFGGIRTAVLQVIATVSVVAYLPLGGFGRYLFDGLVLQDFPRMLAGSFLIAALAIAVDLILAAVQRLALSPGLTLDSRGSHKATADSTATAPAGAAVQGGTS, from the coding sequence ATGAGCAACGTCTTCACCGACACCGTGGCATGGTTGGCCGATCCACTCCATTGGAGCGGCAGCGGCGGTATCCCCGTCCGCCTGGCCGAGCATCTGCAGTACAGCGGGCTGGTCTTGCTGATTGCAGCTGCCATCTCCATTCCGGTGGGACTCTTCATCGGCCACACCGGACGCGGGCGCGTCGTAGCCGTAGCCTTGGCAGGCGCCTTGCGGGCCTTGCCCACCCTGGGTCTGCTGGTGCTGTTCGCACTGCTGGCCGGCAGCGGACTGATGCCTCCCGTGTGGGCCCTGGTGATCCTCACCGTTCCGCCGTTGCTCGCCGGTACGTACGCAGGCATTTCCAGCGTTGACCGTTCAGTAGTGGACGGGGCGCGTGCCATGGGCATGACCGAACTCCAGATCCTGTTCAAGGTGGAGGTGCCCAACGGGCTGCAGGTGATGTTCGGCGGTATCCGAACAGCTGTGTTGCAGGTGATCGCCACAGTGTCGGTGGTCGCCTACCTGCCCCTGGGCGGCTTTGGCCGCTACTTGTTCGACGGGCTGGTCCTGCAGGACTTCCCGCGCATGCTTGCCGGTTCCTTCCTCATCGCGGCCCTCGCGATCGCCGTGGACCTCATCCTCGCCGCCGTTCAACGCCTGGCCCTGTCACCGGGGCTCACCCTCGATTCACGCGGAAGCCACAAGGCAACCGCCGATTCCACAGCCACAGCTCCCGCAGGGGCTGCCGTTCAAGGAGGTACATCATGA
- the rsgA gene encoding ribosome small subunit-dependent GTPase A, with translation MHTYASSSDRSITENSAAVNSAAPPAHGPIEYGFTPATAGHFRDNPVPEKGDCTPGRIVRLDRNRVLVASGECLLHLPYPSHGPAPATGDWVWLGRNTAGEPAVVAILPRLSALSRKRAFESSSEEQVLGANIDIVAVVVPMDRPLTHNRLERTLVAAWDSGATPLVVITKADLANIADDVVGEVLLQAAGVDVVTTSAEQGDGIDELLRHIPAGATLVMLGPSGAGKSTLINALTGSRQQATGAVRAGDGKGRHTTTSRELVPLPGGAVLMDTPGVRGFGLFDADDGMEEMFGDLEELFEQCRFSDCSHQAEPGCAVLEALAVGSLDQRRWDSYLKLQRELAALNRKHDAAARRAYQREWHQKVVSAERGQRAAERYRHDRAEERSARKGKRRKR, from the coding sequence TTGCATACTTACGCTTCATCAAGCGACCGCTCCATTACTGAAAACAGCGCGGCTGTAAACAGCGCAGCTCCGCCGGCTCATGGCCCCATCGAATACGGTTTCACTCCCGCCACGGCCGGGCATTTCCGCGACAACCCCGTCCCGGAGAAGGGAGATTGCACGCCCGGCCGGATCGTCAGGCTGGACAGGAACCGAGTCCTTGTCGCATCCGGCGAGTGCCTGCTGCACCTGCCGTACCCCTCCCACGGGCCTGCCCCTGCCACGGGCGACTGGGTCTGGCTGGGCCGTAACACGGCAGGTGAGCCTGCCGTCGTCGCGATCCTCCCGCGCCTGTCGGCACTTAGCCGTAAACGCGCCTTCGAGTCCTCCTCCGAGGAGCAGGTCCTCGGGGCAAACATCGACATCGTGGCGGTAGTGGTCCCCATGGACCGTCCACTGACCCACAACCGGCTCGAACGAACCCTCGTAGCCGCTTGGGATTCAGGGGCAACGCCGCTGGTGGTCATCACCAAGGCGGACCTTGCCAACATCGCAGACGACGTCGTGGGGGAAGTGCTGCTGCAGGCAGCCGGCGTGGACGTTGTCACCACCTCGGCGGAACAGGGCGACGGCATCGACGAGCTCCTGAGGCACATCCCGGCGGGGGCGACCCTCGTGATGTTGGGACCCTCCGGTGCCGGTAAATCCACGCTCATCAACGCGCTCACGGGGAGCCGGCAGCAGGCCACGGGTGCAGTACGCGCCGGCGACGGCAAGGGCAGGCACACCACGACGTCCCGTGAACTGGTTCCCCTCCCCGGTGGAGCCGTGCTGATGGACACGCCCGGAGTCCGCGGCTTCGGCCTCTTTGATGCTGACGACGGCATGGAAGAGATGTTCGGCGATCTGGAAGAGCTTTTTGAACAATGCAGGTTCTCTGATTGCTCCCACCAGGCAGAGCCTGGCTGTGCTGTGCTGGAGGCCCTGGCCGTCGGTTCCCTGGACCAGCGGAGGTGGGACAGCTACCTGAAACTGCAACGAGAATTGGCCGCACTCAACCGGAAGCACGACGCTGCTGCGCGCCGTGCCTACCAGCGGGAATGGCACCAGAAAGTGGTGTCGGCCGAACGAGGGCAACGCGCCGCCGAAAGGTACCGCCATGATCGGGCTGAGGAGAGGTCGGCCAGGAAGGGAAAGCGCCGGAAGCGGTGA
- a CDS encoding ABC transporter substrate-binding protein — translation MKHTNPTSLTRRGLGGLAAGLGVALALSACGGGTPLDSPSTSAGTGSADSGAPLVVGSADFPESQVIGEIYAGALNAAGVTASTKPNIGSREIYFKAVQDGSVDIVPDYSGNLLSYVDTEATEVSAEDVYKALPGKLPEGLAVLEPAKAESKDAMVVTKATAEKYQLKSIEDLAKVCKDFTMAAPATFETRAYGFPGLKKNYNCELKGLQPFNDGGGNLTLQALLEDKVQVADIYTTTPSIADNDLVVLEDPKNNFKAQQVLPLYNKSKMTDKAKEALNNVSKILTTEDLINLNRSVSGDQKQSAKDAAAAWLKDKGIVK, via the coding sequence ATGAAACACACCAACCCCACGTCCCTTACACGCCGGGGCCTCGGCGGCCTGGCAGCCGGCCTCGGTGTGGCACTTGCGCTGAGCGCATGCGGTGGCGGCACCCCCTTGGATTCGCCCTCCACCTCGGCAGGTACCGGGTCTGCGGACTCCGGGGCTCCTCTGGTAGTGGGCTCGGCCGACTTCCCTGAAAGCCAGGTCATCGGTGAGATCTACGCCGGCGCGCTCAACGCAGCCGGCGTCACAGCCAGCACCAAGCCCAACATCGGCTCGCGGGAGATCTACTTCAAGGCCGTCCAGGACGGCTCGGTGGACATTGTTCCGGACTATTCCGGCAACCTCCTGTCCTACGTGGACACCGAGGCCACCGAAGTTTCGGCCGAAGACGTCTACAAGGCCCTTCCGGGGAAGCTGCCCGAGGGGCTGGCCGTCCTTGAACCGGCGAAGGCCGAGTCCAAGGACGCAATGGTGGTCACCAAGGCTACGGCAGAAAAGTACCAGTTGAAGTCCATCGAGGACCTCGCCAAGGTGTGCAAGGACTTCACCATGGCAGCGCCGGCCACTTTCGAGACACGCGCTTACGGCTTCCCCGGTTTGAAGAAGAACTACAACTGCGAACTGAAGGGCCTGCAGCCCTTCAACGACGGCGGCGGCAACCTGACGCTCCAGGCACTCCTGGAAGACAAGGTGCAGGTGGCCGACATCTACACCACCACCCCGTCCATCGCCGACAACGACCTCGTGGTCCTCGAAGATCCGAAGAACAACTTCAAGGCCCAGCAGGTCCTCCCGCTCTACAACAAGTCCAAGATGACGGACAAGGCGAAGGAAGCGCTCAACAACGTTTCCAAGATCCTCACCACCGAGGACCTGATCAACCTGAACCGCTCCGTCAGCGGTGACCAGAAGCAGAGCGCCAAGGATGCTGCCGCCGCATGGCTGAAGGACAAGGGCATCGTCAAGTAG
- a CDS encoding ABC transporter ATP-binding protein, with product MAEAMIEFQSVTKRYQGGQPAVDDLTMSIDKGAITVFVGPSGCGKTTSLRMINRMVEPTSGSITVDGKDVSHVPAAQLRRSMGYVMQSAGLLPHRSVLDNIATVPRLNGVPKAAARKRAAELLDVVGLASSLGKRYPSQLSGGQQQRVGVARALAADPPVLLMDEPFSAVDPVVRDELQQELLRLQRELAKTIVFVTHDIDEATVLGDKVAVFAVGGKLAQYSAPEEILRAPANDFVASFVGRDRGFRHLAFNAADSVQLHPVTMVSVSDGHHAGRESGEWALVVDQDSRPLGWSSPRDGAGIIPGGSLFRKGDTLRRALDAALSSPSGLGVAVDDDGRVAGVLKAPEVLALIEEVRRHREDAT from the coding sequence ATGGCTGAAGCCATGATTGAGTTCCAGAGCGTGACCAAGCGGTACCAGGGGGGACAGCCGGCGGTTGACGATCTGACCATGTCCATCGACAAAGGCGCCATCACAGTCTTCGTCGGTCCCTCGGGCTGCGGCAAGACCACCTCGCTCCGGATGATCAACCGCATGGTGGAGCCCACTTCAGGCTCCATCACGGTGGACGGCAAAGACGTTTCCCACGTTCCGGCGGCGCAACTCCGCCGCTCCATGGGCTACGTCATGCAGTCAGCAGGCCTGCTTCCCCACCGATCCGTCCTGGACAACATCGCCACGGTTCCCCGGCTCAACGGCGTGCCCAAGGCAGCGGCGCGGAAACGCGCCGCTGAACTGCTCGACGTCGTCGGGCTGGCTTCCAGCCTCGGCAAACGGTACCCGTCACAGTTGTCCGGCGGACAGCAGCAGCGCGTTGGCGTAGCCCGTGCGCTCGCCGCCGATCCACCGGTCCTCCTCATGGACGAACCTTTCAGCGCCGTGGATCCGGTGGTCCGCGACGAGCTCCAGCAGGAACTGCTGAGACTGCAGCGGGAGTTGGCCAAGACCATCGTGTTCGTCACCCACGACATCGACGAGGCGACCGTCCTGGGGGACAAGGTGGCGGTCTTTGCCGTGGGCGGAAAGCTGGCCCAGTACTCGGCACCTGAAGAGATCCTCCGGGCACCTGCCAACGACTTCGTTGCCTCCTTCGTGGGCAGGGACCGGGGCTTCCGGCACCTCGCCTTCAACGCTGCCGACTCCGTGCAACTGCACCCCGTCACTATGGTGAGTGTCTCCGACGGGCACCACGCCGGCCGCGAATCGGGGGAGTGGGCGCTGGTGGTGGATCAGGATTCCCGGCCTCTGGGTTGGTCATCGCCCCGCGACGGCGCCGGCATCATTCCCGGGGGTTCGCTGTTCCGCAAGGGGGACACGCTGCGCCGGGCTTTGGATGCGGCACTGTCCTCGCCGTCGGGGTTGGGCGTCGCAGTGGACGACGACGGCAGGGTTGCCGGAGTCCTCAAGGCGCCGGAAGTCCTTGCCCTCATCGAGGAAGTCCGCCGCCACCGCGAGGACGCCACCTGA